A genomic segment from uncultured Alistipes sp. encodes:
- a CDS encoding deoxynucleoside kinase, with amino-acid sequence MYIAIAGNIGSGKTTLTQMLTERYAAKCYLEECDNPYIGDFYENMNRWAFNLQISFLGSRIQQTMDMLSDSEAGVIFQDRTIYEDAHIFADNLHEMGLMTTRDIETYMKIFRLVTSLIPQPDLLIYLKASVPTLISQIRKRGREYEMNIDESYLKRLNDKYNHWIDTIYEGEVLVVDKDHEDFVSDPAVFERICSRLDALKAPEER; translated from the coding sequence ATGTATATAGCCATTGCAGGAAATATCGGGAGCGGCAAGACGACGCTGACTCAGATGCTGACGGAGCGTTACGCCGCGAAGTGCTATCTGGAGGAGTGCGACAACCCCTATATCGGCGATTTCTACGAGAATATGAACCGTTGGGCGTTCAACCTGCAGATCTCGTTCCTCGGGAGCCGGATCCAACAGACGATGGACATGCTTTCGGACAGCGAGGCGGGTGTGATCTTCCAGGACCGGACGATCTACGAGGATGCGCATATCTTCGCGGACAACCTCCATGAAATGGGCCTGATGACGACGCGCGACATCGAGACCTACATGAAGATTTTCCGGCTGGTTACGTCGCTCATCCCGCAGCCCGACCTGCTGATCTACCTCAAGGCGAGTGTTCCGACACTGATTTCGCAGATCCGCAAACGGGGGCGGGAGTACGAGATGAACATCGACGAATCCTACCTGAAGCGGCTGAACGACAAGTACAACCACTGGATCGACACGATCTACGAGGGGGAGGTGCTGGTCGTGGACAAGGACCACGAGGATTTCGTTTCGGACCCGGCTGTTTTCGAGCGGATCTGCAGCCGTCTCGACGCTCTCAAAGCCCCGGAAGAGCGATGA
- a CDS encoding DUF3997 domain-containing protein encodes MKTGMSFLILGLLLIMQSCGFVYERHLTGNYYLIAVDTREDMDVCYHQPDDDAPYTGITGAGVYAVGYDDDFILVKAYRALRDSMGIPTQRYDRHTTEYYIIPVDNTQEAWEAQENKFGAFGQKDFEVKRKELGVPDDIIFEEL; translated from the coding sequence ATGAAAACAGGTATGTCATTCCTCATTTTAGGGTTGCTCCTGATTATGCAAAGCTGCGGATTTGTGTATGAACGGCATCTTACTGGGAATTATTACTTGATAGCGGTAGATACCAGGGAGGATATGGACGTGTGTTATCATCAACCGGACGATGATGCACCTTATACGGGGATAACCGGAGCGGGTGTTTATGCCGTAGGGTATGACGATGATTTTATTCTGGTCAAGGCATATCGCGCGTTGAGGGACAGTATGGGTATTCCCACGCAGCGTTATGACAGGCATACGACCGAGTATTATATTATTCCCGTAGACAACACGCAGGAAGCCTGGGAAGCACAGGAGAACAAATTCGGGGCATTCGGGCAAAAGGATTTTGAAGTTAAACGGAAAGAGCTGGGCGTGCCGGATGATATAATTTTCGAGGAGTTGTAA
- a CDS encoding GH3 auxin-responsive promoter family protein, which produces MSLRNSILRAWFSRRERSIDRFRRYPAETQMRMLEHLLRRGRDTEFGERYDLRHVRTLEQFQTRVETFDYERFKPYVERMREGARNVTWPGRVTLFARSSGTTSDRSKYIPVTRESLWRNHTLGMRDVATVYAGNYPQSRVLEGKTLTLGGSCVREGRNLVGDLSALLIHETTFWSGWFRAPRIETAIIPDFDAKCEAICRECTGEHITAFAGVPSWNLALMRRVLEYTGKRNLLEVWPDLEMFAHGGVEFTPYRRSFEELIPSAGMHYMETYNASEGFFALADDPARNDMLLMLDYGTFFEFRHGTQIVPLEGVECGKVYAVLITSNNGLWRYEIGDTVEFTSTNPCRIRFAGRTKQYINVFGEELIVDNAERALAETCRRTGAVVSEYTVAPCYMSLRERGAHEWLVEFDREPESLEAFAATLDEELRAVNSDYDAKRRTTLERQRVIRLDRGCFLAWMRARGKNKVPRLMNDRRVIEDIKAFAGIR; this is translated from the coding sequence ATGTCTTTACGAAACAGCATACTCAGGGCGTGGTTTTCCCGCCGGGAACGGTCGATCGACCGGTTTCGGCGCTATCCTGCCGAGACGCAGATGCGGATGTTGGAGCACCTGCTGCGCCGGGGGCGCGACACGGAGTTCGGGGAGCGTTACGATCTGCGGCATGTCCGCACGTTGGAGCAGTTCCAGACGCGGGTCGAGACGTTCGACTACGAGCGCTTCAAACCCTATGTCGAGCGGATGCGCGAAGGGGCCCGGAATGTGACGTGGCCGGGTCGTGTGACGTTGTTCGCGCGCTCGTCGGGGACGACTTCGGACCGGAGCAAATACATCCCGGTGACGCGCGAGTCGCTGTGGCGGAACCATACGCTGGGAATGCGCGACGTGGCGACGGTCTATGCGGGGAACTACCCGCAGAGCCGGGTCCTGGAGGGCAAGACGCTGACGCTGGGCGGTTCGTGCGTGCGGGAGGGGCGCAATCTGGTCGGGGACCTTTCGGCGCTGCTGATCCACGAGACGACGTTCTGGAGCGGCTGGTTCCGGGCCCCGCGGATCGAGACGGCGATCATCCCGGATTTCGATGCGAAATGCGAGGCGATCTGCCGCGAATGCACGGGCGAACACATCACGGCCTTTGCGGGGGTTCCGTCGTGGAACCTGGCGCTGATGCGCCGGGTGCTGGAGTATACCGGGAAGCGGAACCTGCTGGAGGTGTGGCCCGACCTGGAGATGTTCGCCCACGGAGGGGTTGAATTTACGCCCTACCGGCGCTCGTTCGAGGAGCTGATCCCTTCGGCGGGGATGCACTACATGGAGACCTACAACGCCTCGGAGGGCTTCTTTGCATTGGCTGATGACCCGGCGCGCAACGACATGCTGCTGATGCTGGACTACGGGACCTTCTTCGAGTTCCGCCACGGGACGCAGATCGTCCCGCTCGAAGGGGTGGAGTGCGGCAAGGTTTATGCCGTGCTGATCACGTCGAACAACGGCCTGTGGCGCTACGAGATCGGCGACACGGTGGAATTTACCTCGACAAACCCCTGCCGGATCCGCTTTGCGGGACGCACGAAACAGTATATCAACGTTTTCGGCGAGGAACTGATCGTCGACAATGCGGAGCGGGCGCTTGCGGAGACGTGCCGCAGGACGGGAGCGGTGGTGAGCGAATATACGGTGGCGCCGTGCTACATGTCGCTGCGCGAACGGGGCGCCCACGAGTGGCTGGTGGAGTTCGACCGCGAGCCGGAGAGCCTGGAGGCATTTGCCGCGACGCTGGACGAGGAGCTGCGGGCGGTGAATTCGGATTACGATGCCAAGCGCCGCACGACGCTCGAACGCCAGCGGGTGATCCGTTTGGATCGGGGTTGTTTCCTGGCCTGGATGCGGGCCCGCGGGAAGAACAAGGTTCCGCGTCTGATGAACGACCGGCGGGTCATCGAGGACATCAAGGCCTTTGCGGGGATCAGGTAA
- the trkA gene encoding Trk system potassium transporter TrkA, which yields MKIVIAGAGEMGSHLARMLSGNGHDITVIDSDQKLLAEVGALADVITVEGDSTTFAVLRKAAVRKCDLFIAVNHEENDNIVAAMLAKKLGARKSIARVDNNEYLEPNNKEMFIDMGIDYLFYPEKVAAQEVINLLGHTSTTEYVDFSSGKLSLVVFRLEPASPLVGQVLSGFDDDPTPLNCRTVAITRGGQTIIPREGEEFMEGDVIYVIARQDAVREVMEFSGQTNIEIRNMMILGGSRIGIRVAMELQDEVNIKLIDYNAEKAYRLAEMLDKTLIINEDGRNTEAMMEEGLSNMDAFVAVTGRSETNILAAMLAKRMGVKKVIAEVENLNYINLAESIGIDTIINKKLVTASNIFRFTMSTDVQAIKCLTGSDAEVLEFIVKPNSPATKARIRDLGLPEDTIIGGIVRGDKVFIAVDNMEINPYDRVVVFAMPGSVGKVGYYFN from the coding sequence ATGAAAATCGTAATAGCGGGAGCCGGGGAGATGGGGAGCCATCTGGCGCGGATGCTCAGCGGAAACGGACACGACATCACGGTGATCGACAGCGATCAGAAGCTGCTGGCCGAAGTGGGAGCCCTGGCCGACGTAATTACCGTGGAGGGAGACTCTACGACCTTTGCGGTGCTGCGCAAGGCGGCGGTCCGCAAGTGCGACCTGTTCATCGCCGTAAACCACGAGGAGAACGACAACATCGTGGCGGCGATGCTGGCCAAGAAGCTCGGGGCGCGGAAGTCCATCGCGCGCGTCGACAACAACGAATACCTGGAACCCAACAACAAGGAGATGTTCATCGACATGGGCATCGACTACCTGTTCTATCCGGAGAAGGTGGCGGCGCAGGAGGTGATCAACCTGCTGGGCCACACCTCGACGACGGAGTATGTGGATTTTTCGAGCGGGAAGCTCTCGCTGGTGGTTTTCCGGCTGGAGCCGGCCTCGCCGCTGGTGGGGCAGGTGCTGTCGGGCTTCGACGACGACCCGACACCGCTGAACTGTCGGACGGTGGCCATTACGCGCGGGGGGCAGACGATCATCCCGCGCGAGGGCGAGGAGTTCATGGAGGGGGACGTGATCTACGTGATTGCGCGCCAGGACGCCGTGCGCGAGGTGATGGAGTTCTCGGGACAGACGAATATCGAGATCCGGAACATGATGATCCTGGGCGGTTCGCGGATCGGGATCCGGGTGGCCATGGAACTGCAGGACGAGGTGAACATCAAGCTCATCGACTATAACGCCGAGAAGGCCTACCGACTGGCGGAAATGCTGGACAAGACGTTGATCATCAACGAGGACGGCCGCAATACGGAGGCGATGATGGAGGAGGGGCTGTCGAACATGGACGCCTTTGTGGCGGTCACGGGGCGCAGCGAGACGAACATCCTGGCGGCGATGCTGGCCAAGCGCATGGGGGTGAAGAAGGTGATCGCGGAGGTCGAGAACCTGAACTACATCAACCTGGCGGAGTCGATCGGCATCGACACGATCATCAACAAGAAACTGGTAACGGCATCGAACATCTTCCGTTTCACGATGTCGACCGACGTGCAGGCGATCAAGTGCCTGACGGGGAGCGATGCCGAGGTGCTGGAGTTCATCGTGAAGCCGAACTCTCCGGCGACGAAGGCGCGGATCAGGGATCTGGGTCTGCCGGAGGATACGATCATCGGGGGCATCGTGCGCGGGGACAAGGTTTTCATTGCGGTGGACAACATGGAGATCAACCCTTACGACCGGGTGGTGGTTTTTGCCATGCCGGGTTCGGTGGGGAAGGTGGGATATTATTTTAACTGA
- a CDS encoding 3'(2'),5'-bisphosphate nucleotidase CysQ translates to MINDKVRMYLLPPLFNAAVRAGASIMQVYKNLDDYDISLKDDRTPITQADRVAHRTIREYLGPTRIPILSEEGREMRYEERCNWELYWLVDPLDGTVEFIKGNNEFTVNIALMENNVCMGAVIYVPYYEKMYIAGRDSGSYLKERIVPDAGAEYTYEEIVRDWTPLPLASEAHHDHLRVALSRSHQTPETHEYVARLRERYPDLEVVEQGSSYKFCLLAEGRVDYYVRTTHTYEWDTAAGELILSEAGGTTRSLPDDGVLRYNEEDLHNPWFHCRSKFCPF, encoded by the coding sequence ATGATAAACGACAAGGTGCGTATGTATCTGCTGCCGCCGCTGTTCAATGCGGCAGTCAGAGCTGGAGCCTCGATCATGCAAGTATACAAGAATCTCGACGACTACGATATCAGCCTGAAGGACGACCGGACCCCGATTACGCAGGCCGACCGGGTTGCACACCGGACGATCCGGGAGTATCTCGGGCCGACGCGGATTCCGATTCTTTCGGAGGAGGGGCGCGAGATGCGTTACGAGGAGCGTTGCAACTGGGAGCTCTACTGGCTGGTGGACCCGCTGGACGGGACTGTGGAGTTCATCAAGGGGAACAACGAGTTTACGGTGAACATCGCGCTGATGGAGAACAACGTCTGCATGGGGGCGGTGATCTACGTACCCTATTATGAGAAGATGTATATTGCGGGTCGGGATTCGGGTTCTTACCTCAAGGAGCGGATTGTACCCGATGCGGGTGCGGAGTACACCTACGAGGAGATCGTGCGGGACTGGACGCCGCTTCCTTTGGCCTCGGAGGCGCATCACGACCACCTTCGGGTTGCGCTGTCGCGCTCGCACCAGACCCCCGAGACGCACGAGTACGTGGCGCGCCTGCGGGAGCGCTACCCGGACCTGGAGGTTGTCGAGCAGGGGAGTTCGTACAAGTTCTGCCTGCTGGCCGAGGGTCGGGTCGACTATTACGTGCGCACGACCCACACCTATGAATGGGATACGGCAGCCGGGGAGTTGATCCTTTCGGAAGCGGGCGGCACGACGCGGTCGCTGCCCGACGACGGGGTGTTGCGCTACAACGAGGAGGACCTGCACAATCCGTGGTTCCACTGCCGGTCGAAGTTCTGCCCGTTCTGA
- the rplU gene encoding 50S ribosomal protein L21: MYVIVEIAGQQFKAEKGRKLYVHRLQGEENSSVSFDKVLLTDNDGQVKVGAPVVEGAAVKCKILKHLKDDKVLVFKKKRRTGYQKCNGHRQYLTQILVEEIVA, from the coding sequence ATGTACGTAATCGTAGAGATTGCAGGTCAGCAGTTCAAGGCTGAAAAAGGTCGGAAACTTTATGTTCACCGTCTCCAGGGCGAAGAAAATTCGTCCGTAAGTTTCGACAAAGTCCTGCTCACAGACAACGACGGTCAGGTCAAAGTCGGTGCACCTGTTGTAGAAGGCGCCGCAGTAAAGTGCAAGATCCTCAAGCATCTGAAGGATGACAAGGTTCTGGTTTTCAAAAAGAAACGTCGCACCGGATACCAGAAGTGCAACGGACACCGCCAGTACCTTACCCAGATCCTCGTGGAAGAAATCGTTGCATAA
- the rpmA gene encoding 50S ribosomal protein L27: MAHKKGVGSSKNGRESESKRLGIKLFGGQFAKAGNIIVRQRGTVHNAGENVGMGKDHTLFALVDGTVEFCKKGEGKSYVSVTPLSE, translated from the coding sequence ATGGCACACAAGAAAGGTGTAGGTAGTTCGAAGAACGGCCGTGAGTCGGAAAGCAAGCGACTCGGCATCAAACTGTTCGGTGGTCAGTTCGCAAAGGCGGGCAACATCATCGTTCGTCAGCGTGGAACGGTACACAATGCCGGTGAGAATGTCGGCATGGGCAAGGACCACACGCTCTTCGCTCTCGTAGACGGAACCGTCGAGTTCTGCAAGAAAGGCGAAGGAAAATCGTATGTCAGCGTAACCCCGCTGAGCGAGTAA
- a CDS encoding META domain-containing protein, translated as MMTRIFAAATLLFAMTACGDSSQKELPLEGTTWKLARMESIPASAVDAEEDAFTLEFNAADTLVAGRTNCNRFFGKYERTGKSLKMGPLGMTRMACPEMEYEDSFVRMLDGVDSYEIKGSDLKLLDGGQVVAEFRGTPAAE; from the coding sequence ATGATGACACGGATTTTTGCAGCTGCAACGCTGCTTTTCGCCATGACCGCGTGCGGAGACTCTTCGCAGAAGGAACTGCCGCTGGAGGGTACCACGTGGAAACTTGCCAGGATGGAGTCGATTCCGGCTTCGGCCGTCGACGCCGAGGAGGATGCCTTCACGCTGGAGTTCAATGCCGCCGATACGCTGGTGGCCGGACGCACCAACTGCAACCGCTTTTTCGGCAAATACGAACGCACGGGCAAGAGCCTGAAGATGGGTCCGCTGGGCATGACGCGGATGGCCTGCCCCGAAATGGAGTACGAGGATTCGTTCGTGCGGATGCTCGACGGTGTGGACAGCTATGAAATCAAGGGTTCGGATCTGAAGCTGCTCGACGGCGGGCAGGTGGTTGCCGAATTCCGCGGTACGCCGGCTGCCGAATAG
- a CDS encoding 30S ribosomal protein S16, translating to MAVKIRLARHGKKGYAFYHIVAADSRAPRDGKFIEKLGTYNPNTNPATIDLNFEKALDWLLKGAQPTDTCRAILSYKGVLYKKHLLGGVAKGAFTETEAEARFNKWLEAKTGKIEAKTNKIASDAKSAEKARLAAETKIKEERAAAIAEKKAAAEAAAREAAEAAAAEAANAEEAAPEAPAAE from the coding sequence ATGGCTGTTAAAATTCGTCTGGCACGTCACGGTAAGAAGGGATACGCCTTCTATCACATCGTTGCCGCAGATAGCAGAGCGCCACGTGATGGTAAATTCATCGAAAAGTTGGGTACCTACAACCCCAACACGAATCCTGCTACGATCGATCTGAACTTCGAGAAAGCTCTGGATTGGTTACTCAAAGGCGCACAACCTACGGATACCTGTCGGGCTATCCTCTCCTACAAGGGTGTACTCTACAAGAAACACCTGCTGGGTGGCGTGGCTAAAGGTGCCTTCACCGAAACCGAGGCCGAGGCCCGCTTCAACAAGTGGTTGGAGGCCAAGACCGGAAAGATCGAAGCCAAGACCAACAAGATCGCTTCCGACGCCAAGTCGGCCGAGAAAGCCCGTCTGGCTGCCGAAACCAAGATCAAGGAGGAGCGCGCTGCAGCAATCGCCGAGAAGAAGGCTGCTGCCGAAGCTGCTGCCCGTGAGGCCGCAGAGGCTGCCGCTGCCGAGGCTGCAAACGCCGAGGAGGCTGCTCCCGAAGCTCCCGCCGCCGAGTAA
- a CDS encoding 16S rRNA processing protein RimM gives MALSAGRINKLFGTDGGVMLSLYPAFPDDFDPAATPLMVTIDGLEVPLWCDRFERRGISGATATFADFDTERRAEELLGLEFRIEEPDDEDDDEFYLEDLIGFAVVAEEAGTDQKSSGTLTDYYDSDANPLFELEIGSHRVLVPAVGEFIAHIDFEGRTIHLVLPQGLLTLE, from the coding sequence ATGGCTCTATCCGCTGGACGCATCAACAAACTCTTCGGAACCGACGGGGGCGTCATGCTCTCGCTCTACCCCGCGTTCCCCGACGATTTCGACCCCGCCGCCACCCCGCTCATGGTCACCATCGACGGCCTGGAGGTCCCGCTCTGGTGCGACCGCTTCGAACGCCGAGGCATCTCGGGGGCTACCGCCACCTTCGCCGATTTCGATACCGAACGCCGCGCCGAGGAGCTGCTGGGGCTCGAATTCCGCATCGAGGAGCCCGACGATGAGGATGATGACGAATTCTATCTCGAAGACCTCATCGGATTCGCCGTGGTGGCCGAAGAGGCCGGAACCGACCAAAAAAGCTCCGGGACCCTCACGGACTACTACGACAGCGACGCAAACCCCCTCTTCGAACTGGAGATCGGCAGCCACCGCGTCCTGGTCCCCGCCGTCGGGGAGTTCATCGCACACATCGATTTCGAGGGCCGCACGATCCATCTCGTCCTGCCCCAGGGTCTCTTAACGCTCGAATAG
- the mnmA gene encoding tRNA 2-thiouridine(34) synthase MnmA, with the protein MARVVIGLSGGVDSSVAAWLLKEQGHEVIGLFMINWHDTTGTLEGDCPWHDDRVFAELVARKLDIPLHVVDLSAEYRTRVVDYMFAEYERGRTPNPDVLCNREIKFDVFLREALKLGADYVATGHYCRKAEETLPDGRVIYKLLAGSDPNKDQSYFLCQLSQEQLSRALFPVGGLLKPEVRRIAAEQGLATAKRKDSQGICFVGKVDLPTFLQQKLAARRGNIHEILPSWPKFVRAEVPAPGAEPSDEQLARLAEPWHYTVRDGKKIGEHNGAHYYTIGQRKGLGIGGRKESLFILATDTAQNVIYVGEGDAHPGLWRPALRMLPGEVHWVDPARELRVGESARFAVRIRYRQPLQGARLFIRESGAYLLFDEPQRGITPGQFAAWYDGDELVGSGVIDA; encoded by the coding sequence ATGGCTCGCGTAGTAATCGGTCTCTCGGGCGGCGTCGATTCGTCGGTCGCCGCCTGGCTCCTCAAGGAGCAGGGACACGAGGTCATCGGCCTCTTCATGATCAACTGGCACGACACAACCGGTACGCTCGAAGGCGACTGCCCGTGGCACGACGACCGCGTCTTCGCCGAGCTCGTCGCCCGCAAACTCGATATTCCGCTGCACGTCGTCGACCTCTCGGCCGAATACCGCACCCGCGTCGTCGACTACATGTTCGCCGAGTACGAACGCGGCCGCACACCCAATCCCGACGTGCTGTGCAACCGCGAAATCAAGTTCGACGTCTTCCTGCGCGAAGCCCTCAAGCTCGGCGCCGATTACGTCGCAACGGGCCACTACTGCCGCAAGGCCGAAGAGACCCTTCCCGACGGCCGGGTCATCTACAAGCTCCTCGCAGGCAGCGACCCCAACAAGGACCAAAGCTATTTCCTCTGCCAGCTCTCCCAGGAGCAGTTGAGCCGGGCGTTGTTTCCCGTCGGCGGGCTGCTGAAACCCGAAGTGCGCCGCATCGCCGCCGAGCAGGGGTTGGCAACCGCCAAACGCAAGGATTCGCAGGGCATTTGTTTCGTGGGCAAGGTCGATTTGCCGACCTTCCTCCAGCAGAAACTCGCCGCCAGGCGCGGCAACATTCACGAAATACTCCCCTCGTGGCCGAAATTCGTGCGCGCGGAGGTCCCAGCCCCCGGTGCGGAGCCCTCCGACGAACAGTTGGCCCGGCTGGCCGAACCGTGGCACTACACCGTGCGCGACGGCAAGAAGATCGGCGAGCACAACGGAGCCCACTACTACACCATCGGTCAGCGGAAGGGGCTCGGAATCGGAGGCCGCAAGGAGTCGCTGTTCATTCTCGCCACGGACACCGCACAGAATGTCATCTATGTGGGTGAGGGCGACGCCCATCCGGGTCTGTGGCGTCCGGCATTGCGGATGTTGCCGGGGGAGGTGCACTGGGTGGACCCCGCTCGGGAGTTACGGGTCGGCGAAAGCGCACGGTTCGCGGTCCGCATCCGTTATCGGCAGCCGCTGCAGGGTGCGCGGTTGTTCATCCGTGAGTCGGGGGCTTATCTGCTCTTCGACGAGCCCCAGCGCGGCATTACGCCGGGGCAGTTTGCCGCCTGGTATGACGGCGACGAACTGGTCGGCTCGGGTGTAATCGACGCTTAG
- a CDS encoding helix-turn-helix transcriptional regulator, giving the protein MIYPIDQYIIDAIRKERKRQNISQSMLAYGIGVSKSFIGQVESPKYNIKYNPHHINEIAKYLGCSPRDFLPEKPL; this is encoded by the coding sequence GTGATATATCCGATCGACCAATATATTATTGACGCAATTCGCAAAGAGAGAAAACGCCAGAATATTTCGCAATCCATGCTGGCGTATGGAATCGGTGTATCTAAAAGTTTCATCGGACAGGTCGAAAGTCCCAAGTACAATATCAAGTACAACCCTCATCACATCAACGAGATCGCCAAGTACCTCGGATGCTCACCCCGGGATTTCTTGCCTGAGAAACCGCTTTAA
- a CDS encoding helix-turn-helix transcriptional regulator, which produces MKPKSEFDQYVSAAVRQKRIAQDITQADLAIGIGVTDGFISQVESPKRPSKYNLNHLNRIAKYLGCSPRDFLPENPL; this is translated from the coding sequence GTGAAACCGAAAAGCGAATTCGATCAGTATGTCAGCGCAGCAGTTCGCCAAAAGCGTATTGCCCAGGATATTACGCAGGCAGATCTGGCAATCGGAATCGGTGTAACCGACGGTTTCATCAGTCAGGTGGAGAGCCCCAAACGTCCATCCAAATACAATCTCAACCACCTGAACAGAATCGCCAAATACCTCGGCTGCTCGCCCCGCGATTTCCTGCCCGAAAATCCCCTTTAA